Within Spinacia oleracea cultivar Varoflay chromosome 4, BTI_SOV_V1, whole genome shotgun sequence, the genomic segment GTGACATGTTTGATGAATAAAGctcttttataaaataaaataaaataaaataaaataatgatgCTGATTCCCCTTAAGAAAATAATGATGCTAATTGAAAGGTTAGAATTGAAGTGAATATAATGGTGTGGGATCAGAGTATGCATGCATGGTCTAGTCCATTAATAGTGGTATACTGGTATTGGTGCGCATCAAATGCAGGATAAGATGCTCTTCTTACTCTAAGATAATACTCTTCCTCTTCCTGTGTGATATTCAATCAAAGGGAAGGCTGTATTCTTATTTACACCTGATTTGTCACATCTTCCCTTGTCACGTACTCAAGAGTTCCAAAGTGTTTCCTTCAAATAAGAGTTCCAAAGTGTTGCTGCCTGGAATaagtcttttctttttttttttctatgtttttacttatttttttaagcCAACAAATGGTGTAGAGGTCATTGAATATCATGTCTTAGGcttcgtttggtagggcgtaaaacgttttcattgtaaaataattttccatggaaaacatttttcaagggaaaacacaactccaaactagttttcctttgtttggtaacttaaaaggaaaatgggagaagatggtgaagattgaggggaagaaaggagagggaggtaaggaggaaagaaggaaaagtggtttccatctctttcaaaagaaaaagggttttccacctttgaggagtcatgaaaaattgttttacatcccttacccaaccaaacaacgtaaaatgattgaaaagaggaaaatcgttttctatgaaaacgttttacgccctaccaaacggagccttagtcttttctttttttctatgtttatttttatttttttaagccAACAAATGGTGTAGAGGTCATTGGATATCATGTCTTAGTTACCATCATTTTAAGGCTCTGTTTGACAACTATTTTCAGTCACCTTAAATGAGTAGGTGCTAATAATTTAAGTTACCTCAAATGAATAGAAGCGTTTGGGAAAGAGCTGAAATAAAATTTAAGGTGGGTTTATGGGCTGAAATCGAAACGTTACCCAATGTAATGTTGAAAACCAGTCAGCTGAAATTCGTTCGTTACCTGTCAAAAACAAGATTATAAACTCCAAACCAAAAATTAAAACTCGGAAAACCCATGAACAAATGTCACAAATTTGATAAGCAAAAAGCCCAGAAACAATAGGAGAGATGCAAAATTACGAGTCTTTaatttcccccccccccccccggaaAGGAATGAAAAGGACATTCGGATCAGAAGGAAAGAACTGAACCAGCAAAGGAGATATAGAAGAAGAGAGAAATATAACCGTGTTGGGCTGTTGGCTTCTAGGTTGGGTCTTGGGGACTTGAGTAGTTGAGTGGTAGGGTACGTAGGTGGgaacttattttaattttttaaggtAGGAAATGTCTTTGGTTTTGATGAAGGGTTGGGcttattttaattcttttaaaattAGGTTTTCTAAAAAAATTGTATGAATATTCACATTATAAAATTTCAATACAATACTACGTATAAAAAATGTAGGAGTTATTTGCAACTATActtataataaaatatttagaTATAAAATACTTAAAATTTTCGGTTACTTAAAAAACTAGTTTTACCAAATCGTTAATGCAAACAACTACCTTGTCAATTTTCAACAccttattattttcaggtaccttaatacttgcaccggcTTGACCGGTGCgaagtttaagacatttgaattgatttattaatttaatggtgttagttgatagtggggtattttttttaatatagttagtgggaaatgtgtaaggggttgAGACACTGGTGAGTGAGGGGTGtgaattttaaatgattttttttgtagggagtaggggtgtaagtgggttagtaagtaagtgtgagaaataatataatattggtaaagatttccatttatagaagcggtgcaagtattaagggacaacccgaaaagtaaagcggtgcgagtattaagggacggagggagtatatcggTTAAAGTGCAACACATATTAAAATGCAAAAGGAGTACTCCATCAAATTATTTTCCCTTCGTTTTCTACCTTAGGTCTACGAAATAACCTAAGAAAAAAACTCCtcgaaggaaaaaaaaatccccGTCTTTCAACGGAAAAGGTTTCTTGCACAAGGAATAAGCGTTatttatactaatatattaaaaaaaacatttttaatAACGTATACGCGCCACATGAAACTCCTTTATTCACTAGAACAATGTCATGTTGTCACATGCAAAGTGGATGTCTTACCATCTTAGCCAACCATGAGATATTTTATTTTgcacataaatatatatatgtaaCTTAAAACATCAAATTGTATAGTCTATACTATAGGGGTGAGTAGAATTACTGAGTACCCATTCCCGGACCCGGAACCGCAAAGGACCCTGCGTGTCCGGACCTACAGCCAGTACCGACGCGATCGATCCAGGTTCTGGTTCTAGATCTAGATTTCCAAGACCCGATACCCAAGGGGCAATGGGTACCCGTTGGTACCGGTTCTAGGACCGGGGACCCAGTAGGACCGGTTTCGAGACTAGATGTCCGGTACCAAACGAACACAAATACTTCAAAAAATATGATAATTATTGTAGTTTTGGGTTAAGAAGTctagaaaaaataaatttaaaatttccaAGCTGATATATTATTAGAAAAAAACAGAAGTTTAAATCCAACTTTAACTTATTTGTTAATTAAAGCGAGCATGAGAAAAAGGTGCAGGCTAATCAGGTACCCGATCCCTGAACCGGTTCCAACGATTCTGGTACTCGTTCCAAAAATTTTGGTTTCGGTTTGACCGGTTGCGAGACCGATTCCAAAATAAAACACGCATGTGGATAAATCacaaactatatatatatatatatatatatatatatatatatatatatatatatatatatatatatatatatatattgatgagtgacatttatgtcgctcataGGGTAGTAATTTAGGCATAATTTGAGTcattttattctattttattctatttttaatttttattttacttaatttcttattttgattatttatatCTTAGTTTAGCGTTTTTTAgctatttttgttagtttttagatcttaattccataatttatttattttatttgttttataattttatagtttaattattttagttttcgttattaatttcctattttcttcttcttcttcttcttcttcttcttcttcttcttcttcttcttcttcttattattattattattattattattattattattattattattattattattattattattattattattattattattatttatttatttttgttttatttttatttctcccATCGTTTTCTTTTCTATGTAGGTAGGTGAGAGTATCAAAGTTCGGGCCAAGTTTCAAGAGCCGAGCAAATTGCAATGTTTAGGTGGGCAATTGAGCACAATCCACAACTAACTATCCTACACCACACCATCTATTAACCTACACCACTCTTCTCTGCCTCAACCTCCTAACAACTATAATCAAACACTATTCTCGCCCAACACAGCTCCCCAGTACACCAACAACATCGACCACTACGCAAGCAGCCACCTGCTGCCCAGCCTCAACACCGTCATCAATCTCCACCAACCTCAGGCATCAATACCACAACAAAACGCCCAAACAACATCAAATCCAAGACCAAATTCAGAGAAAAATTGCACCAAAATACAGAGAAAACAGAGCAAATATGTTTGGTCGAACACGAATTGAGTTCGACCGAACTCGGAATTTACAGAAGCTACTGAATTTGAAGTTCGCCCAAACCACTACggagttcggccgaactagAAACGGGTCGTTCGAACCTCCCTTAAAGTTCGACCGAACATTTGAGCGCTCAAGTTCTTGTACGGATTAATGAAAGCTCGTGGTTGTCACGTGGTTGTTGTCTTGGTGGTTTGTGCTAGGTCGTTCGATTCGCCGCCGTACAATTTGAATTGGATGGTGATGGACGACGAAAATCACTGAAGATCAACCATTGATGATGGATGATCGAAGATGATGATGGTGCGATGATGCGTTGACAGATGATGCGTTGATAgattgatgatgatgagcaGCGGCTGATTGGATGATGGTGGTGGATGAATGATGGCCGTTGATGTGTGATGGACTGCGGGATGATGGTGAATCACAAGAGGCGGAAGAGCAAAAGCGAAGAAGGGGATGCTGATGTTCTTTTGAATTCTTTTTTGAACtttgttttcttttccttcttgAGGGGATCGTGGGTTTTAACCCTCAATTCCgcttgcatggacccggtccaccattaaggttaccatggaccagggtaattaggtaatttgCAGCGCTGAACCGTTTGAAATCACGTGTTCCAAAATAACAGAATGCACGAAACCCTAAAATTGAAATCTCTCTCCTCCAGCAGCAGCTTCTCTCTCCTATAGcagattctctctcctccaacagCTTCTCTCTCTTCGAGCTTCAACAATGGAAGACGATTTAATCGATTTGAATATCGATTTAAATCGCGCAATAGAAGAAAAATTGTATAATTATGACGGTAATATTCGAATCCTAATAACTAACTACGAAGAAAATTATAGTAACTTTCATACTCATtgagtaattattattattttagaaaactTAGAGAATCATAGAGAAGTATATGatgttgaagatgaagatgaaggcaCATCTCAACAAGTTATGGTTGCAAATCAATGTATTGAAGAAGGTATGATATAGtatcttttaatatatatatagtaactgttatATTGATATAGTTAACATATTATAATTGCAGTAGTGTAACTAACATAGAAAGAGGAATTATATTTAACgcagagtaactataacatacaaagagaaactatgtttaatgtAGAGTAACTATCTCATATAGACAGGACTTATagtaactgtagagtaactataaactATAGAGactaactatataaaatgaagagtaactatcacatataaagaagaactatatactgtagagtaactatcacatataaacaAGAGTTATATTAAGTGtgagtaactataatatataaacagtaactatataaaataaagagtaactataatttatgaatggtaactatattaattatagagtaacttcacataacgaaataatataaataagaaataactacatttaatttatagtaactataacatataaagaataactgtattaactgtagagtaactataacaatcaatagatcctaagtaagtatgttaaatatagagtaactattacatgtaaagagtaactatatgaactgtagagtaactataacaatcaatagatcttaagtaacaatgttaaatatagagtaactataacatataaaaagtaactatataaaatgaagagtaactatcacatataaagaagaactatatactgtagagtaactatcacatataaacaAGAGTTATATTAAGTGtgagtaactataatatataaacagtaactatataaaataaagagtaactataatttatgaatggtaactatattaattatagagtaacttcacataacgaaataatataaataagaaataactacatttaatttatagtaactataacatataaagaataactgtattaactgtagagtaactataacaatcaatagatcctaagtaagtatgttaaatatagagtaactataacaaataaagagtaactatatgaactgtagagtaactataacaatcaatagatcttaagtaactatgttaattatatagtaactataacatataaagagtaactatataaatattaagagtaactatcacatttaatgataactatatttgtatttgtacatgTTCAATAATACATTCAATTGATACAAACCACAACATCTTTGAAAATCCAAATAATGAGCAGGAAGAAAACATTGATAAAGAATTAGATGGCAGTTTAATTGGAGAAGCAAGGAAAACAACCGATGAGATTTATGATCTATATTGCAAACATGCTGCTATTATTGGTTTTAGTGTACGAAAAGGGAAGAatagatataaagaaggaaccaCAATTGTTAATGGAAAATACTTCTACTGCTCTGCTGCTGGAATAAGAGACCCTCCTAAAAACAAAGAACTCAAAAATGAAGATGATCAATCAGatgcaaaaaagaaagaaaggagaaagagggttatgataacaagaacaaaatgtgaagctcaaatatttgcaaagaagaatgaaaatggagattttgaaatagaaaagcaTGTAGTGGTACATAATCACCCATTGACAAGAGAAATAAGTAATTATCTCCACCGATCGGAACGACAAATGACAGAACCTAAAAAAGAAGCTATTGAGGCAATGTCAGAATGTGGTCTAAGACCAATGGAGTCTTATAGGTATATGTCAACAGAAACTGGCGGAGACGACTGTGTAGGTCATACGATGATTGATCATCTAAACTACTGCTACAagttaaaaatgaagcaaattgATGGCAAGGATTCACAAACACTAGTGAACAAATAGAaactatatttaaaataagtaaattgaACAATATGACACAAATACTGCAAAAGTTATAATTACTCTCATATATCAAACAATTAAAAATCAttgagagtaactatatcaaacttAGAATTAATTGTACATTCTAAGTAGTAATTCGACTACATACAAacacaaaaaattaaattgttttttcaGCAATAATTATTAACCACGTGAAGCACCTCGTCCACGTGCCTTCCCGCGTCTGCCTCCTCGGGTGCGTCTCCCGCCTTTGCCACGTCCTTTCCCTTCAACATTGACATCTGTCTCAGCTTCATCTTCTGTTTCAACATGTTTGGATTTCCTTGCTGAACTATTTCTTgcaacaatttcaatttttgaagCATCATTCATGTATTTCTGCGTCAACTCTTCCCTTTGTTTAATTAGGGCATCCAAAACATCTTGTTTCCTGTATTTCCTGAATGCAACCATTCGTTTCAGATATTCATCTCTGTAACAATTCAAATCTGACAACACAATGGTGCCACAAATACAAGCCCTGAGAAACTTCCTGAAATCTTCCTGCAAATATTTGAACAGTAACTATTAGAataaaaacagtaactatgataacaaaacaataactataaagaatgaaaagaaaaatatgaataacattaattatttttaacacAAAAACTTACATCTGCCAAGGGATCAAAGTCAAAAATCCCAACACCATCTTGTACCGTTTCAACACCATGAAAAACCATCATTAACATCATCAAATAGACACAACAGTCTTTGTCATAAGCACCTCGCTTCCAATTACCACCGACCGGGATAAATTTGAAGCTTTTAATAtcttcatgatgaatgttatccATATTTTTCAGTAGTTTTTCCAATGAAGAACACTGTACAAAACATATAGTAGGTATTatcaacatatagtaacctttgaaatcatatagtaactattaccaacatatagtaagaattaaaatcatatagtaactattaaaatcatatagtaactattaccaGTTGGttaaaaatcatatagtaactattaaaatcatacagtaaccattaaaatcatatagtaactattaaaatcatatagtaactattagaaTCATATAGGaaccattaaaatcatatagtaaccattaccaacatatagtaacctttggaatcatatagtaactattttataacgatagtaactattttaaaaacatagttactgttttaaacaaaTAGTAACCTTGTCAAAAATATAGTTCCTCTAAAAAAGAAAGACTAatataaaggtaactataaCATTTATAGAGTaactacaacaacaaaaaaggtaactataaaaaaaacttaCCAAGACAGAATAAGCTTTCTTCCTTTGTTCCATCTCTTTTGGTTCCAGAAGCATATTATCAAAGAAATAGACACTTTTGTCTTTCATACTAATGACAAACAGGTAATAATGCTTCGGGTCTTCAATCAgaacaggagcaaaaatctatataaaaaagaaaaacaacagaTTACAACCACTAGTACAAAAAATGCATGTTGCTTCACCTTAAATGCATTGAACCTAAACATGCTCGAAGCATTAAGTTACATTTGCTTCGGTACTATTTTTGGGATTGAAGCATTTGATAGATTTTGAGATTCTGTCAAGTATATTGCATCGGACTTAATAGAGTTCGAAGCATTTAAGCATGAAATAAATCCgccaaaatatttaatatttccgccAAAAAGAAAACGCTTCGGGCCTATTTATAAACGGTGCAataaatttcttggattttatgTAAGCAAGCTGCGCAGGCCCAATTGAATCGGCCACGCGAAAGTTCAATTCATTTGATGGCCCATTCCAAGctgtaattactaattactatacCAGTATACCTTAACCCACGACTGACCTCTACCCCTCCTTCCCCAAAAGTACAGAACCACGAGCAACCTCCATTACTAACTCCCACTTCTCTCCACTTCTCCGGTCTCCACGACGCACTTCTCCGGTCTCTACGGCGCACTTCTCCGGTCACAGGGCGACGTGATTCACTATGGAACATCATACATATGCGCaagaaaattcaatcataaaaaGTAAATTAGAAAAAACAACCAAAATATACCACCCACCATTGTTGCTGCTAGTAAGCTGTTACTTTCATCGATCGGTTCTGCACTCGAGTTCATTGGAATTGGAAGATTCATTCGAAGATTCATCGGAATTGAAAGGTTAGTTGCACTACCGGTTTAATTTCCTATTATTTATGATGTAATTAGTCGGAGTTGAGGGGGGGTTTTCGCGTTTCTTGCCCACCAAATGTCTGTTTCAATGGCGTCGGTGGTGTTGTGAGGTATTCATTGCAAATGACTACTGCTTTTCTTTACCATAACTGATTATACTTgtataaaataattagaattttaatttggTTTAATTGTTTTAGATTGA encodes:
- the LOC130459907 gene encoding uncharacterized protein, coding for MKDKSVYFFDNMLLEPKEMEQRKKAYSVLCSSLEKLLKNMDNIHHEDIKSFKFIPVGGNWKRGAYDKDCCVYLMMLMMVFHGVETVQDGVGIFDFDPLADEDFRKFLRACICGTIVLSDLNCYRDEYLKRMVAFRKYRKQDVLDALIKQREELTQKYMNDASKIEIVARNSSARKSKHVETEDEAETDVNVEGKGRGKGGRRTRGGRRGKARGRGASRG